A genomic window from Centroberyx gerrardi isolate f3 chromosome 14, fCenGer3.hap1.cur.20231027, whole genome shotgun sequence includes:
- the LOC139930465 gene encoding uncharacterized protein LOC139930465 — translation MAPVPKVRLAGGLEICRVLNGMWQVSGSHGPVDEVRAVEAMQAYVDAGLTTFDMADIYVPAEEIFGQFNSQLKSKSSGSPTPALQGLTKWVPRPGPMDRKVVEKALQRSMAHMQVDSLDCVQFHWWDYGDKRYLEALGHLSDLQQEGLIRELALTNFDTQRLEEITSRGIRISSNQVQYSLIDQRPAARMEEFCLANNIHLLTYGTLAGGLLSERYLGKVEPKSRAELNTSSLSKYKKMIDSWGGWSLFQDLLVTLETVAKRRGCSVANVATRCILDRPAVGGVIVGCRLGVAGAGQHISDSLRSCSPELRLTEEDLAAVEAVTRRSRDLMALIGDCGDEYRK, via the exons ATGGCCCCGGTGCCCAAAGTCAGACTGGCCGGGGGTTTGGAGATCTGCCGGGTCCTGAACGGGATGTGGCAGGTGTCCGGGTCGCACGGGCCGGTGGACGAAGTCAGAGCAG ttgaAGCCATGCAGGCCTATGTAGATGCTGGTCTGACCACATTTGACATGGCAGACATTTATGTGCCTGCAGAGGAGATATTTGGACAATTCAACagccag CTGAAGTCCAAGTCCTCTGGGAGTCCCACCCCGGCTCTGCAGGGTCTGACCAAATGGGTGCCCAGACCAGGACCAATGGACCGCAAG GTGGTGGAGAAGGCTCTGCAGCGCTCCATGGCCCACATGCAGGTGGACAGTCTGGACTGTGTTCAGTTCCACTGGTGGGACTATGGAGACAAGAGATACCTGGAGGCTCTGGGACACctgtctgacctgcagcaggagGGACTCATAC gagAGCTGGCCCTCACTAACTTCGACACTCAGAGACTGGAGGAGATCACCAGCAGAGGCATCCGCATCTCTAGCAACCAG GTCCAGTACTCTCTGATCGACCAGCGACCAGCAGCGAGGATGGAGGAATTCTGTCTGGCAAACAACATTCATCTCCTTACTTACGGGACTCTGG ctggAGGTCTGCTGTCAGAGCGTTATCTGGGGAAGGTGGAGCCTAAGTCCAGGGCGGAGCTcaacacctcctccctctccaagTACAAGAAGATGATCGACTCTTGGGGCGGCTGGAGCCTGTTCCAGGACCTCCTCGTCACCTTGGAGACCGTTGCCAAGAGACGCGGCTGCTCGGTGGCCAACGTGGCGACGCGTTGCATCCTGGACCGCCCCGCAGTGGGCGGGGTCATCGTGGGCTGTCGCCTCGGGGTCGCGGGGGCGGGGCAACACATCAGCGACAGCCTGCGCAGCTGCAGCCCCGAGCTGAGGCTGACGGAGGAGGACCTCGCTGCCGTCGAGGCGGTGACGCGGCGCTCCAGGGACCTGATGGCGCTCATCGGGGACTGTGGGGACGAGTACAGGAAgtaa
- the nsun5 gene encoding 28S rRNA (cytosine-C(5))-methyltransferase has protein sequence MALYTKAAEILEKAEQKQGALKTLVYDSKFQNIKQLFALVCETQKYSSILQEIIESTKLLKQTRLKMNLAKVLVYDLLMGRGVKCGGAWKAVMMKHRSRLQAELARMKIKQKVSRNQDLLPAGVQEPEGEQLPRYVRVNTLKTTVDDAVDYLKRDGFSYLGQAWRLEDLSLKRKDFVRDLHLSDLLVFAPKTDFHDHFLYKAGHIILQDKASCLPAYLLNPPPGSHIIDACAAPGNKTSHLAAIMKNKGKLFAFDLDAKRLSTMSTLLLRAGVTCQQLANQDFLKVDPDSPQYKDVEFILLDPSCSGSGMVCLRDDASSADREKQQARLASLASFQLRCLNHGLRFPRLQRLVYSTCSVHSQENEEVVTACLQQNPGFRLVPLLAQWPERGLQPLSQCLRASTANTRTHGFFVALLEKHSEAQSQNQEHAVQIIEPGPEETPCSPSVREEKPAASPEEPAGSEEEMETTETTEDKPEPAEPHADCTPAKKKRKRKKKKKAAKAE, from the exons GAAGTACTCCTCCATCCTGCAGGAGATCATCGAGTCCACCAAGCTGCTCAAACAGACCAGGCTGAAGATGAACCTGGCCAAGGTGCTGGTGTACGACCTGCTGATGGGCCGGGGGGTGAAGTGCGGCGGCGCCTGGAAGGCTGTGATGATGAAGCACCGCTCCAGACTGCAGGCGGAGCTGGCCCGCATGAAGATCAAACAGAAGGTCAGCAGGAACCAAGACCTGCTCCCTGCCGGCGTCCAGGAGCCCGAGGGCGAGCAGCTGCCCAGGTATGTGCGCGTGAACACCCTGAAGACCACGGTGGATGATGCTGTGGACTACCTGAAGAGGGACGGGTTCTCCTACCTGGGACAGGCCTGGAGGCTGGAGGACCTGAGCCTGAAGAGGAAAGACTTTGTGAGGGACCTGCACCTCTCAGACCTGCTGGTTTTCGCTCCTAAGACGGACTTCCATGACCACTTCTTGTACAAGGCGGGTCACATCATCCTGCAGGACAAAGCCAGCTGCCTCCCCGCCTACCTCCTCAACCCCCCGCCCGGCAGCCACATCATCGACGCCTGCGCCGCCCCTGGCAACAAGACCAGCCACCTGGCAGCCATCATGAAGAACAAGGGGAAGCTGTTTGCCTTTGATTTGGATGCCAAGCGTCTGTCCACCATGTCCACCCTCCTGCTGCGGGCGGGGGTCACGTGTCAGCAGCTGGCCAACCAGGACTTCCTGAAGGTGGATCCCGACAGCCCGCAGTATAAAGACGTGGAGTTTATCCTGCTGGATCCCTCATGCAGTGGATCAG gtatGGTGTGTCTGCGTGACGACGCCTCCTCCGCTGACAGGGAGAAGCAGCAGGCTCGTCTGGCCTCCCTGGCCTCCTTCCAGCTGCGCTGCCTGAACCACGGCCTGCGCTTCCCCCGCCTGCAGCGCCTGGTCTACTCCACCTGCTCCGTCCACagccaggagaacgaggagGTCGTAACGGCCTGTCTGCAGCAGAACCCCGGCTTCAG GCTGGTTCCCCTGCTGGCCCAGTGGCCGGAGCGCGGCCTGCAGCCGCTCAGTCAGTGCCTGCGTGCCAGCACCGCCAACACCCGCACACACGGCTTCTTTGTGGCTCTGCTGGAGAAACACTCTGAAGCCCAGAGCCAAAACCAGGAGCACGCGGTCCAGATCAT CGAACCCGGTCCAGAGGAGACGCCCTGCAGTCCGTCTGTCCGTGAGGAGAAACCCGCTGCCTCTCCAGAAGAGCCAGCAGGcagcgaggaggagatggagacgaCCGAGACGACGGAGGACAAACCTGAACCGGCTGAACCGCACGCCGACTGCACGCCAgccaagaagaagaggaagaggaagaagaaaaagaaggcgGCCAAAGCAGAGTGA
- the LOC139929327 gene encoding transketolase-like, with the protein MEDYHKPDQQTVQALKNIATRLRINSIKATTAAGSGHPTSCCSAAEVMSVLFFHTMKYRPEDPRNPNNDRFILSKGHAAPVLYAVWAETGYLKENELLNLRKVDSILEGHPVPKQQFVDVATGSLGQGLGAACGMAYTGKYFDKASYRVFCLLGDGELSEGSVWEAMAFASYYQLDNLVAVLDINRLGQSDPAPLQHHVEKYQRRCEAFGWHAIIVDGHSVEELCKVLSQPRHQPLAIIAKTIKGKGIPAAEDKMGWHGKPLPKDMADSVMKELQSRIVSSSKRLYPTPPNEDAPPVSLRNIRMPSAPSYKTGDKIATRKAYGMALAKLGRYNEHVVALDGDTKNSTFSELFKNEHPNRYVECYIAEQNMVSVAIGCATRDRNVVFASTFATFFTRAYDQLRMAAISESNINLCGSHCGVSIGEDGPSQMGLEDLAMFRAIPTATVFYPSDGVSTEKAVELAANTKGLCFIRTSRPENNILYNSNEDFHVGQAKVVYKTNDDHVTVIGAGVTLHEALAAAEQLKKERINIRVIDPFTIKPLDSKTIIENARATRGRIITVEDHYYEGGLGEAVCSAVVNESGFSVQRLAVSQVPRSGKPGELLRIFGIDRDAIAQAVRKVLSSSANAK; encoded by the exons CCATCCGACATCATGCTGCAGCGCGGCAGAGGTCATGTCTGTCCTGTTCTTTCATACCATGAAGTACCGACCTGAAGACCCTCGAAACCCCAACAACGACCGCTTCATCCTGTccaag GGTCACGCGGCTCCTGTGCTGTACGCTGTGTGGGCGGAGACAGGCTACCTGAAGGAGAACGAGCTCCTCAACCTCCGCAAGGTGGACTCCATCCTGGAGGGACACCCTGTGCCG AAGCAGCAGTTTGTGGATGTGGCCACTGGGTCTCTGGGTCAGGGGCTGGGAGCTGCCTGTGGGATGGCCTACACTGGAAAGTACTTTGACAAGGCCAG ctaCCGGGTGTTCTGCCTGCTGGGCGATGGGGAGCTGTCGGAGGGCTCGGTGTGGGAAGCCATGGCCTTCGCCTCCTACTACCAGCTGGACAACCTGGTGGCCGTCTTGGACATCAACCGGCTGGGCCAGAGCGACCCGGCGCCGCTGCAGCACCATGTGGAGAAGTACCAGCGCCGCTGCGAGGCCTTCGG CTGGCATGCCATCATTGTGGACGGCCACAGTGTGGAGGAGCTGTGTAAGGTGCTGAGCCAGCCGCGCCACCAGCCGCTCGCCATCATCGCCAAGACCATCAAGGGCAAAGGCATCCCAG ctgctGAGGATAAGATGGGCTGGCACGGCAAGCCGCTGCCCAAAGACATGGCGGACAGCGTGATGAAGGAGCTGCAGAGCCGCATAGTCAGCAGCAGCAAGCGCCTCTACCCCACTCCGCCCAACGAGGACGCACCGCCCGTCAGCCTCCGCAACATCCGCATGCCAAGCGCACCCAGCTACAAAACTGGAGACAAG ATTGCTACCAGGAAGGCGTACGGCATGGCGCTGGCCAAGCTGGGCCGCTACAACGAGCATGTGGTGGCTCTGGACGGAGACACCAAGAACTCCACCTTCTCCGAGCTCTTCAAGAACGAACACCCCAACCGCTACGTGGAGTGCTACATCGCAGAGCAGAACATG gtGAGCGTGGCGATAGGCTGTGCCACGCGGGATCGTAACGTGGTTTTCGCCAGCACCTTCGCCACCTTCTTCACGCGGGCGTACGACCAGCTCCGCATGGCCGCCATCTCCGAGAGCAACATCAACCTCTGCGGCTCTCACTGCGGCGTCTCCATTG gtgaggaCGGGCCCTCTCAGATGGGTCTGGAGGACTTGGCGATGTTCAGAGCCATCCCCACGGCAACCGTCTTCTACCCTAGCGACGGCGTCTCCACTGAGAAGGCTGTGGAGCTGGCCGCCAACACAAAG GGTTTGTGTTTCATCCGAACGAGCCGCCCAGAGAACAACATCCTCTACAACAGCAACGAGGACTTCCATGTTGGACAGGCTAAG GTTGTGTACAAAACCAATGATGACCATGTGACTGTGATTGGAGCAGGAGTGACGCTGCACGAGGCTCTGGCTGCTGCTGAACAGCTGAAGAAAG agaGAATCAACATCCGCGTGATCGACCCGTTCACCATCAAGCCCCTGGACTCCAAGACCATCATCGAGAACGCCAGGGCGACCAGAGGACGCATCATCACAGTGGAGGACCACTACTACGAAG gcGGGCTGGGCGAGGCCGTGTGCTCGGCGGTGGTGAACGAGTCGGGCTTCAGCGTCCAGCGCCTGGCCGTGTCCCAGGTCCCCCGCAGCGGCAAGCCCGGCGAGCTGCTGCGCATCTTCGGCATCGACCGCGACGCCATCGCCCAGGCCGTCCGCAAGGTGCTCAGCAGCTCCGCCAACGCCAAGTAA